In a genomic window of Equus asinus isolate D_3611 breed Donkey chromosome 11, EquAss-T2T_v2, whole genome shotgun sequence:
- the STARD13 gene encoding stAR-related lipid transfer protein 13 isoform X11, producing the protein MKLDVNFQRKKADDSDEEDLCISNKWTFQRTSRRWSRVDDLHTLFPGGDRNGSSGDIRMRNTTSSESVLTDLSEPEVCSIHSESSGGSDGRGPPGSQSAGREAFDGPGHCCAEGPGMLDATVVSGSLPQPPKDVPNYPFQPKNEKPTRTRAKSFLKRMETLRGKGAHGRHKGSGRTGGLVISGPVLQQEPESFKAMQCIQIPNGDLQNSPTAACRKGLPCPGKWSGESSQSENSSSGVSTPGLKERKCQEANKRGGMYLEDLDVLAGTALRDAGDQNHTHEFHSQENLVVHIPKDHKPGTFPKALSIESLSPTDNSNGVNWRTGSISLGRQQGPGAREPRLMASCHRASRVSIYDNVPGSHLYASTGDLLDLEKDDLFPHLDDILHHVNGLQEVVDDWSKNILPELQTHDALVGEPGLCPFPSPNQITLDFEGNSVSEGRTTPSDVERDGTSLNESEATGVRERRDSGVGASLTRPNRRLRWNSFQLSHQPQPSTASPHISNQTAGQLNLLQRFSLLRLTAIMEKYSMSNKHGWTWSVPKFMKRMKVPDYKDKTVFGVPLIVHVQRTGQPLPQSIQQALRYLRSNCLDQVGLFRKSGVKSRIQALRQMNENFPENVSYEDQSAYDVADMVKQFFRDLPEPLFTNKLSETFLHIYQYVPKEQRLQAVQAAILLLADESREVLQTLLCFLHDVVNLVEENQMTPMNLAVCLAPSLFHLNLVKKESSPRVIQKKYATGKPDQKDLNENLAAAQGLAHMIMECDRLFEVPHELVAQSHNSYVEAEIHAPTLEDLGTQLEESGATFHTYLEHLVQGLQKEAKEKFKGWVTCSSTDNTDLAFKKVGDGNPLKLWKAAVEVEAPPSVVLNRVLRERHLWDEDFVQWKVVETLDKQTEIYQYVLNSMAPHPSRDFVVLRTWKTDLPKGMCTLVSLSVEHEEAQLMGGVRAMVMDSQYLIEPCGSGKSRLTHICRIDLKGHSPEWYNKGFGHLCAAEVARIRNSFQPLIAEGPETKI; encoded by the exons GCTGACGACTCAGATGAGGAAGATCTGTGTATCAGTAACAAATGgactttccaaagaaccagccgCCGGTGGTCTCGCGTGGACGACCTCCACACGCTGTTTCCCGGAGGAGACAGAAATGGGTCCTCAGGAGACATTAGGATGAGAAACACGACCAGCAGTGAAAGTGTCCTCACAGACCTGAGCGAGCCGGAGGTCTGCTCCATTCACAGCGAGAGCAGCGGCGGCAGCGACGGCCGCGGCCCCCCGGGCAGCCAGAGCGCCGGGCGCGAGGCCTTCGACGGCCCCGGGCACTGCTGCGCAGAAGGGCCGGGCATGCTGGACGCCACGGTGGTCAGCGGCAGCCTCCCGCAGCCCCCTAAGGACGTTCCCAACTACCCTTTCCAGCCAAAGAATGAGAAACCCACCAGGACCAGAGCCAAGTCATTTTTGAAACGCATGGAAACCCTGCGAGGGAAGGGAGCACACGGAAGGCATAAGGGATCGGGGCGGACTGGAGGCTTGGTGATCAGCGGGCCGGTGCTGCAACAGGAGCCAGAGTCTTTTAAGGCCATGCAGTGCATCCAGATCCCAAATGGAGATCTCCAGAACTCGCCCACAGCTGCCTGCAGAAAAGGGCTTCCGTGCCCAGGCAAATGGAGCGGGGAAAGCAGCCAATCGGAAAACAGCAGCAGTGGGGTGAGCACGCCTGGCCTGAAGGAACGGAAGTGCCAGGAGGCCAACAAGCGCGGGGGCATGTACTTAGAAGACCTGGATGTGCTGGCGGGGACAGCACTGCGGGACGCGGGCGACCAAAACCACACACATGAGTTCCATTCCCAAGAGAACTTGGTAGTGCATATTCCCAAGGATCACAAACCAGGAACGTTCCCCAAGGCGCTCTCTATCGAAAGCCTCTCGCCCACAGACAATAGCAATGGGGTTAACTGGAGGACCGGTAGCATCTCCCTGGGCAGACAGCAGGGCCCTGGTGCCAGGGAGCCCAGGCTCATGGCGTCCTGCCACAGAGCAAGTCGAGTCAGTATCTATGACAACGTCCCAGGCTCCCATTTGTACGCCAGCACGGGAGATCTTCTGGACTTGGAGAAAGACGATCTCTTCCCTCACTTAGATGACATTCTGCACCATGTCAATGGGCTCCAAGAGGTAGTGGATGACTGGTCGAAAAACATCTTGCCTGAACTGCAAACACATGATGCCTTGGTTGGGGAACCTGGTTTATGCCCCTTCCCGTCTCCTAACCAGATCACCTTAGATTTCGAAGGCAACTCTGTGTCCGAGGGTCGGACAACACCCAGTGATGTGGAAAGAGATGGGACATCTCTTAATGAATCGGAGGCCACTGGggtcagagaaaggagagattcTGGTGTAGGGGCCTCTCTGACCAGGCCAAACAG GCGACTCCGATGGAACAGTTTCCAGCTCTCGCATCAGCCTCAGCCGTCCACAGCGTCGCCCCACATCAGCAACCAGACGGCTGGCCAGCTGAACCTGCTCCAGCGCTTCTCGCTGCTTCGCCTCACGGCCATCATGGAGAAGTACTCCATGTCCAACAAACACGGCTGGACATG GTCAGTTCCAAAGTTCATGAAGAGGATGAAAGTTCCTGATTACAAAGACAAGACCGTCTTTGGTGTTCCTCTCATAGTTCACGTCCAGAGAACGGGACAGCCTCTGCCTCAGAGTATTCAGCAAGCACTGAGATACCTGCGCAGCAACTGCCTCGATCAG GTGGGTCTTTTTCGAAAATCGGGTGTGAAATCTCGAATCCAGGCCTTACGCCAAATGAACGAGAACTTCCCTGAGAACGTCAGCTATGAGGACCAATCCGCTTATGACGTGGCAGATATGGTGAAACAGTTCTTCCGggacctccctgagcctcttttCACCAACAAGCTCAGCGAGACCTTCCTCCACATCTATCAGT ATGTCCCCAAAGAGCAGCGGCTGCAGGCGGTGCAGGCGGCCATCCTGCTGCTGGCGGATGAGAGCAGGGAAGTCCTGCAGACGCTGCTGTGCTTCCTGCACGACGTGGTCAACCTGGTGGAAGAGAACCAGATGACGCCCATGAACCTGGCGGTGTGTCTGGCCCCCTCCCTCTTTCATCTCAACTTAGTGAAGAAAGAAAGCTCCCCCAG AGTCATACAGAAGAAATACGCCACCGGGAAGCCAGATCAAAAGGACCTCAATGAGAATCTGGCAgctgctcaggggctggcccatatGATCATGGAATGCGACAGACTCTTTGAg GTCCCGCATGAGTTGGTAGCCCAGTCTCATAACTCGTATGTGGAAGCTGAGATCCATGCTCCAACTCTGGAAGACCTGGGGACCCAGCTGGAAGAGAGCGGGGCGACCTTCCACACTTACCTGGAGCATCTCGTccagggcctccagaaggaagccAAGGAGAAGTTCAAAGGCTGGGTCACGTGTTCCAGCACAGACAATACAGATCTTGCTTTCAAAAAG GTGGGAGACGGGAATCCGCTGAAGCTGTGGAAGGCTGCCGTGGAGGTGGAAGCGCCCCCCTCGGTGGTTTTGAATCGTGTGCTGAGAGAGCGCCACCTGTGGGATGAGGATTTTGTGCAGTGGAAGGTTGTGGAAACCCTGGACAAGCAAACAGAAATCTATCAGTACGTGTTGAACAGCATGGCCCCCCACCCTTCCAGAGACTTCGTGGTTCTCAG GACCTGGAAAACTGATTTGCCCAAAGGAATGTGTACCCTGGTGTCCCTGTCTGTGGAGCATGAGGAAGCCCAGCTCATGGGTGGCGTGCGGGCCATGGTGATGGATTCTCAGTATTTAATAGAACCTtgtggttccggcaagtcaagACTGACCCACATCTGCAGGATAGACCTGAA AGGTCACTCCCCAGAATGGTACAATAAAGGCTTTGGACATCTGTGTGCGGCAGAAGTTGCCAGGATTAGAAACTCTTTTCAGCCCCTCATTGCTGAAGGTCCGGAAACTAAAATCTGA
- the STARD13 gene encoding stAR-related lipid transfer protein 13 isoform X8 → MSTGARPKTKELSNKRSKERGEIEAKEACDWLRAAGFPQYAQLYEDSQFPINIVAVKNDHDFLEKDLVEPLCRRLNTLNKCASMKLDVNFQRKKADDSDEEDLCISNKWTFQRTSRRWSRVDDLHTLFPGGDRNGSSGDIRMRNTTSSESVLTDLSEPEVCSIHSESSGGSDGRGPPGSQSAGREAFDGPGHCCAEGPGMLDATVVSGSLPQPPKDVPNYPFQPKNEKPTRTRAKSFLKRMETLRGKGAHGRHKGSGRTGGLVISGPVLQQEPESFKAMQCIQIPNGDLQNSPTAACRKGLPCPGKWSGESSQSENSSSGVSTPGLKERKCQEANKRGGMYLEDLDVLAGTALRDAGDQNHTHEFHSQENLVVHIPKDHKPGTFPKALSIESLSPTDNSNGVNWRTGSISLGRQQGPGAREPRLMASCHRASRVSIYDNVPGSHLYASTGDLLDLEKDDLFPHLDDILHHVNGLQEVVDDWSKNILPELQTHDALVGEPGLCPFPSPNQITLDFEGNSVSEGRTTPSDVERDGTSLNESEATGVRERRDSGVGASLTRPNRRLRWNSFQLSHQPQPSTASPHISNQTAGQLNLLQRFSLLRLTAIMEKYSMSNKHGWTWSVPKFMKRMKVPDYKDKTVFGVPLIVHVQRTGQPLPQSIQQALRYLRSNCLDQVGLFRKSGVKSRIQALRQMNENFPENVSYEDQSAYDVADMVKQFFRDLPEPLFTNKLSETFLHIYQYVPKEQRLQAVQAAILLLADESREVLQTLLCFLHDVVNLVEENQMTPMNLAVCLAPSLFHLNLVKKESSPRVIQKKYATGKPDQKDLNENLAAAQGLAHMIMECDRLFEVPHELVAQSHNSYVEAEIHAPTLEDLGTQLEESGATFHTYLEHLVQGLQKEAKEKFKGWVTCSSTDNTDLAFKKVGDGNPLKLWKAAVEVEAPPSVVLNRVLRERHLWDEDFVQWKVVETLDKQTEIYQYVLNSMAPHPSRDFVVLRTWKTDLPKGMCTLVSLSVEHEEAQLMGGVRAMVMDSQYLIEPCGSGKSRLTHICRIDLKGHSPEWYNKGFGHLCAAEVARIRNSFQPLIAEGPETKI, encoded by the exons GCTGACGACTCAGATGAGGAAGATCTGTGTATCAGTAACAAATGgactttccaaagaaccagccgCCGGTGGTCTCGCGTGGACGACCTCCACACGCTGTTTCCCGGAGGAGACAGAAATGGGTCCTCAGGAGACATTAGGATGAGAAACACGACCAGCAGTGAAAGTGTCCTCACAGACCTGAGCGAGCCGGAGGTCTGCTCCATTCACAGCGAGAGCAGCGGCGGCAGCGACGGCCGCGGCCCCCCGGGCAGCCAGAGCGCCGGGCGCGAGGCCTTCGACGGCCCCGGGCACTGCTGCGCAGAAGGGCCGGGCATGCTGGACGCCACGGTGGTCAGCGGCAGCCTCCCGCAGCCCCCTAAGGACGTTCCCAACTACCCTTTCCAGCCAAAGAATGAGAAACCCACCAGGACCAGAGCCAAGTCATTTTTGAAACGCATGGAAACCCTGCGAGGGAAGGGAGCACACGGAAGGCATAAGGGATCGGGGCGGACTGGAGGCTTGGTGATCAGCGGGCCGGTGCTGCAACAGGAGCCAGAGTCTTTTAAGGCCATGCAGTGCATCCAGATCCCAAATGGAGATCTCCAGAACTCGCCCACAGCTGCCTGCAGAAAAGGGCTTCCGTGCCCAGGCAAATGGAGCGGGGAAAGCAGCCAATCGGAAAACAGCAGCAGTGGGGTGAGCACGCCTGGCCTGAAGGAACGGAAGTGCCAGGAGGCCAACAAGCGCGGGGGCATGTACTTAGAAGACCTGGATGTGCTGGCGGGGACAGCACTGCGGGACGCGGGCGACCAAAACCACACACATGAGTTCCATTCCCAAGAGAACTTGGTAGTGCATATTCCCAAGGATCACAAACCAGGAACGTTCCCCAAGGCGCTCTCTATCGAAAGCCTCTCGCCCACAGACAATAGCAATGGGGTTAACTGGAGGACCGGTAGCATCTCCCTGGGCAGACAGCAGGGCCCTGGTGCCAGGGAGCCCAGGCTCATGGCGTCCTGCCACAGAGCAAGTCGAGTCAGTATCTATGACAACGTCCCAGGCTCCCATTTGTACGCCAGCACGGGAGATCTTCTGGACTTGGAGAAAGACGATCTCTTCCCTCACTTAGATGACATTCTGCACCATGTCAATGGGCTCCAAGAGGTAGTGGATGACTGGTCGAAAAACATCTTGCCTGAACTGCAAACACATGATGCCTTGGTTGGGGAACCTGGTTTATGCCCCTTCCCGTCTCCTAACCAGATCACCTTAGATTTCGAAGGCAACTCTGTGTCCGAGGGTCGGACAACACCCAGTGATGTGGAAAGAGATGGGACATCTCTTAATGAATCGGAGGCCACTGGggtcagagaaaggagagattcTGGTGTAGGGGCCTCTCTGACCAGGCCAAACAG GCGACTCCGATGGAACAGTTTCCAGCTCTCGCATCAGCCTCAGCCGTCCACAGCGTCGCCCCACATCAGCAACCAGACGGCTGGCCAGCTGAACCTGCTCCAGCGCTTCTCGCTGCTTCGCCTCACGGCCATCATGGAGAAGTACTCCATGTCCAACAAACACGGCTGGACATG GTCAGTTCCAAAGTTCATGAAGAGGATGAAAGTTCCTGATTACAAAGACAAGACCGTCTTTGGTGTTCCTCTCATAGTTCACGTCCAGAGAACGGGACAGCCTCTGCCTCAGAGTATTCAGCAAGCACTGAGATACCTGCGCAGCAACTGCCTCGATCAG GTGGGTCTTTTTCGAAAATCGGGTGTGAAATCTCGAATCCAGGCCTTACGCCAAATGAACGAGAACTTCCCTGAGAACGTCAGCTATGAGGACCAATCCGCTTATGACGTGGCAGATATGGTGAAACAGTTCTTCCGggacctccctgagcctcttttCACCAACAAGCTCAGCGAGACCTTCCTCCACATCTATCAGT ATGTCCCCAAAGAGCAGCGGCTGCAGGCGGTGCAGGCGGCCATCCTGCTGCTGGCGGATGAGAGCAGGGAAGTCCTGCAGACGCTGCTGTGCTTCCTGCACGACGTGGTCAACCTGGTGGAAGAGAACCAGATGACGCCCATGAACCTGGCGGTGTGTCTGGCCCCCTCCCTCTTTCATCTCAACTTAGTGAAGAAAGAAAGCTCCCCCAG AGTCATACAGAAGAAATACGCCACCGGGAAGCCAGATCAAAAGGACCTCAATGAGAATCTGGCAgctgctcaggggctggcccatatGATCATGGAATGCGACAGACTCTTTGAg GTCCCGCATGAGTTGGTAGCCCAGTCTCATAACTCGTATGTGGAAGCTGAGATCCATGCTCCAACTCTGGAAGACCTGGGGACCCAGCTGGAAGAGAGCGGGGCGACCTTCCACACTTACCTGGAGCATCTCGTccagggcctccagaaggaagccAAGGAGAAGTTCAAAGGCTGGGTCACGTGTTCCAGCACAGACAATACAGATCTTGCTTTCAAAAAG GTGGGAGACGGGAATCCGCTGAAGCTGTGGAAGGCTGCCGTGGAGGTGGAAGCGCCCCCCTCGGTGGTTTTGAATCGTGTGCTGAGAGAGCGCCACCTGTGGGATGAGGATTTTGTGCAGTGGAAGGTTGTGGAAACCCTGGACAAGCAAACAGAAATCTATCAGTACGTGTTGAACAGCATGGCCCCCCACCCTTCCAGAGACTTCGTGGTTCTCAG GACCTGGAAAACTGATTTGCCCAAAGGAATGTGTACCCTGGTGTCCCTGTCTGTGGAGCATGAGGAAGCCCAGCTCATGGGTGGCGTGCGGGCCATGGTGATGGATTCTCAGTATTTAATAGAACCTtgtggttccggcaagtcaagACTGACCCACATCTGCAGGATAGACCTGAA AGGTCACTCCCCAGAATGGTACAATAAAGGCTTTGGACATCTGTGTGCGGCAGAAGTTGCCAGGATTAGAAACTCTTTTCAGCCCCTCATTGCTGAAGGTCCGGAAACTAAAATCTGA